The DNA window GCGCTTGCCCACCTCCGGTCCCACTCACCCCAATCCTCGAAAGCGAAGAAGATGGAAGACCGGAAACAGGAAACCGAGGCCCCGGGGTGGCACCTCTGCAAGTCCGAGAAACGGGGTGGGGTCGGACCACGACAACCTGCGGTAATCTCTGGCTTTCGGTGACCAGATCAGGCCGATTTCACGTCCATGCCGTCGTTTTCGAAGGCTAGACTGGCCGGATACACCGCCGCGTCCTCACGCAGAACATGGGTGTAATCGATCGTTCCTCTCAACCGGGGAGCGCCGATCCGATCTGCTGACCGGTTTCCCGTCTCCGGTTTCCTATCTCCCGTTTTCCGTTCTTCTGACCTCGCCCGTGTTTGGGGAGCGCCGGTGCTGCCGGAGGCCGTCGGGACCGTCCTCGCTCCGCCAACGGCGACCCCACCGCGGCGATCGAGAAGATCCTCCGCCATCTCGGCTTGCCGACTGCGCCGGCGCCCTCGCCGGCACCCGTCCTGCCGGCGCCCGGGTGCGGCCGGCCTGCGGGCGCAATCTCTTGTCGACACGCGCTTTGTCCGCGCTGTATTCGGGCTGTGAAGGGGCGATCGTAAAGACGAGGGGGATGGCGGGCAACGCCCGAGAATTGATCTTACGTCAAACACGGCGTTTATGCCGGCTATCCGCTCTGGTCACACGTGCCTGCCCCGTCGCACGCCGCACTCGTGCAAGGGTTGTTATCGGTGTCGGTGCATGGAACTCCCGACGGCTGACCCGTGCAGTCAGCGACCTGTGCTACCGTCGGCGCGGCACCCAGCAATGCCACGGCGATTGCCAACGCGAACGACCCAACAGAACTCTTCGTCATTGCTACCCCCTCTCGTCTCCCTTGTCAGTTCCTGCAAGCCGAACGCCGGCCATCACCCGCGCGCGTCTTCTTGCGCGTCGGGTGCATGGCCCTGTTCGGCAATCCGCTTCGCACGTAGATCCACGACTTCGTGTCCTGCGGTTGGCCCCTGCGCCCTGAGTTGGGCTACGAAGGCATCGACATCGCCTTGATACTCACGCGCGATTTCGTCCTTGATCTTCCAGAGCTCTTCTATGATTGGGTCAGTCATTGCTGGTTCGCTCCCATCAGTTCCTGCGGCGTGCATATTTCTGGGCAAACGTAGCCACCCGTCGTGCAAACAGCGCGCACGAGAGGTTTCATCTCGGCATTGTCAATGTGGCGGTAATTCCAGGTGAGCAAGTAATCAATAGCGTGCACCGCTGCGATGGCGATGTGGAGAGAATCGCCGATCGCGTTCGCCGGAAGTGCACCCTCCCGGATGAGCACCTTGGACAATGCAACAACCTCGTCCGTGATCGCCAGCAATGGGATGCCGGACAGCGCCTCGAGTCTCCGTGACGCGGCCTCCGGACTTCCCCTTCC is part of the Candidatus Binatia bacterium genome and encodes:
- a CDS encoding type II toxin-antitoxin system VapC family toxin produces the protein MEPKTVYVETSVISYLTARPTSDLLAAAWQKATVDWWDTQRSRFSLYSSSVVTEEAGRGSPEAASRRLEALSGIPLLAITDEVVALSKVLIREGALPANAIGDSLHIAIAAVHAIDYLLTWNYRHIDNAEMKPLVRAVCTTGGYVCPEICTPQELMGANQQ